The following are encoded in a window of Callithrix jacchus isolate 240 chromosome 9, calJac240_pri, whole genome shotgun sequence genomic DNA:
- the DCD gene encoding dermcidin — protein sequence MDNSVQERGLGWNENVGVRSVTPRMSHTGQCVRGEKKRAKNRTPENMEGAGKGQARWGEERKAKDASQDSASSGAAVQDLPAGKAGTSRPQPAIVDLTGGSEVGEEEEENTPLENWFPLVPVMLKRGPERQSGHLRSQDLQGFGGIPTPVYRSMRFMTLLFLTALAGALVCAYDAEAASASGSGNPSREASAAQEENAGEDPRLARQAPKPRKQRSSLLEKGLDGLENLGKEAVDNLENTGKAVLETIHDAKDVLDSALQL from the exons ATGGATAACAGTGTTCAGGAGAGGGGTCTGGGCTGGAATGAAAATGTGGGAGTCAGAAGTGTGACTCCAAGAATGAGTCACACAGGACAGTGTgtaagaggagagaagaaaagggctAAGAATAGAACACCAGAGAATATGGAAGGGGCAGGTAAG GGACAAGCgagatggggagaggagaggaaggcaaAGGATGCCAGTCAGGACAGTGCCAGCTCTGGAGCTGCTGTCCAGGACCTACCTGCAGGGAAGGCGGGTACCAGCCGGCCCCAGCCAGCCATTGTTGACTTAACAGGTggctctgaggtgggagaagaagaggaggagaacaCACCACTGGAAAACTGGTTCCCATTGGTCCCTGTCATGCTTaaaagaggcccagagaggcagtCTGGACACCTTAGATCCCAGGATCTCCAAGGATTTGGTGGCATACCCACTCCAGTATACAGAAGCATGAGGTTCATGACTCTCCTCTTCCTGACAGCTCTGGCAGGAGCCCTGGTCTGTGCCT ATGATGCAGAGGCTGCCTCTGCTTCAGGATCGGGGAACC CTTCCCGTGAGGCATCAGCAGCTCAAGAGGAAAATGCAGGTGAAGACCCAAGGTTAGCCAGACAGGCACCAAAGCCAAGGAAGCAGAGATCCAGCCTTCTGG AAAAAGGTCTAGATGGACTTGAAAATCTAGGAAAAGAAGCAGTTGACAATCTAGAAAATACAGGTAAAG CTGTCCTAGAAACTATCCATGATGCTAAAGACGTCCTTGACTCAGCACTACAGCTGTAA